A region from the Leptospira dzoumogneensis genome encodes:
- a CDS encoding ABC transporter ATP-binding protein, giving the protein MILRINNLSRHYGSTKAVNGISFDINQSDYVAIVGPSGSGKTTLLSMITGMLSSSAGEIYFDTLKISSMTKGELAGFRAKNIGLIFQFSELVSHLTVEENILLPALLVGKFEEQEYREKCEYLISSLNLHTIRNQLPSSLSGGQIQMTAIARALINEPEMLLADEPSGDLDPENSELVRKLLSDFNSRGLTILLVTHDMNLAFDAKTIYEMREGSFTRVVK; this is encoded by the coding sequence ATGATCCTTAGGATTAATAATCTCTCCAGACATTACGGTTCCACCAAGGCAGTTAATGGAATCTCGTTCGATATCAACCAATCCGACTATGTCGCGATTGTAGGACCTTCCGGTTCCGGGAAGACCACACTTCTTTCCATGATCACCGGTATGTTGTCCAGCAGCGCCGGGGAAATTTACTTTGACACTTTAAAAATTTCCTCCATGACCAAAGGGGAACTCGCCGGGTTCAGAGCCAAGAATATAGGACTGATCTTCCAATTTTCAGAATTAGTTTCTCATCTAACTGTAGAAGAGAATATTCTTCTGCCTGCATTATTAGTCGGGAAATTCGAAGAACAAGAATACAGAGAAAAATGTGAATATCTGATCTCCAGCCTGAATCTTCATACGATAAGAAACCAACTTCCAAGTAGTCTTTCCGGCGGGCAGATCCAAATGACTGCGATCGCAAGAGCTCTTATCAACGAACCGGAGATGCTTCTCGCAGACGAACCTTCCGGTGACTTGGATCCGGAAAACAGTGAATTAGTACGTAAACTTCTCTCCGATTTTAATTCCAGAGGGCTCACGATCCTACTCGTGACCCACGATATGAATCTTGCATTCGATGCTAAGACGATCTACGAAATGAGAGAAGGAAGTTTTACCAGAGTCGTTAAATGA
- a CDS encoding tetratricopeptide repeat protein — MIFVILVAAGIILIVAAGSFLIQSKKDSFEKALALAAMGNYVDSRILIRDILDSNPSNTRAHFIMAKIYAMEGDYNNEAKHLDKIKKIGSFDKEISEIAVSNRLADIYYQQDLYEEAVFHYSDTLSVDPDNLEACIRIGFMAIGQKEFGIADKFLSRIPDEKIKMPALLIGKGVVAGILRKGDPRTYFQKAFEEDPTSSVGGFLYAVSLSRAGEHDEAIRVANSVVDVVTDEYVRYTLFQFIMLEFILKANWNEALKHARLCMEIARNNGWKQEMIDSDFHFALIAVNMGRLEDASEYLIEAESERVDDDRIIELANYKYQVETKRLELGKVSKSGFLPEQELGKLFTELFPVERYYEISGLKSSKSFHIKGIIDEEGNKIVIDVNKIGISAMDHYRSLKGVDFKNLCVKVVIALNYTVSREIPNKEGDGVNFQGLNKTDKETRALFKFRKWKDAKISDIFLRDTLGQVKDMALDKAFIIGDAEFTEGARRFLADNPSRLSVLYGRDLEELLKKALKSQG, encoded by the coding sequence ATGATCTTTGTAATTCTCGTAGCAGCTGGAATCATCCTGATCGTCGCAGCAGGTTCCTTTCTCATTCAATCCAAAAAGGATTCGTTTGAGAAGGCTCTTGCTTTGGCGGCTATGGGAAATTACGTCGACTCTCGGATCCTTATCAGAGATATTCTAGATTCCAATCCATCTAACACCAGGGCTCATTTTATCATGGCGAAAATTTACGCCATGGAGGGCGATTATAATAACGAAGCAAAACATTTAGATAAGATCAAAAAGATCGGAAGCTTCGATAAGGAAATTTCGGAAATAGCAGTATCCAATCGTCTCGCAGATATATATTACCAGCAAGATCTATATGAAGAAGCTGTATTTCATTATTCGGATACACTTTCCGTAGACCCGGATAATCTAGAAGCTTGTATCCGTATCGGTTTTATGGCGATCGGCCAAAAAGAATTCGGGATCGCAGATAAATTCCTTTCCAGGATCCCGGATGAGAAGATCAAAATGCCTGCCTTACTCATTGGAAAAGGTGTGGTCGCAGGGATCCTAAGAAAAGGAGATCCCAGAACTTATTTTCAAAAAGCATTCGAAGAAGATCCAACTTCTTCCGTAGGCGGATTTTTATACGCAGTTTCTTTATCTAGGGCCGGAGAACATGACGAGGCGATCCGTGTAGCAAACTCTGTGGTAGATGTTGTCACAGATGAATACGTTCGTTACACATTATTCCAATTTATCATGTTGGAATTTATACTAAAAGCGAATTGGAACGAAGCCTTAAAACATGCAAGGCTTTGTATGGAGATCGCAAGGAATAACGGATGGAAACAGGAGATGATAGACTCAGATTTCCATTTCGCTCTTATAGCTGTCAATATGGGAAGATTAGAAGATGCCAGCGAATATCTGATCGAAGCGGAATCGGAAAGAGTGGACGACGATCGGATCATAGAACTTGCAAATTATAAATACCAAGTAGAAACAAAAAGATTGGAACTTGGAAAAGTTTCCAAGAGCGGATTTCTTCCGGAGCAGGAGTTAGGAAAATTATTCACCGAACTATTTCCTGTAGAACGTTATTATGAGATCTCAGGTTTAAAATCTTCCAAATCTTTCCATATCAAAGGGATCATAGACGAAGAAGGTAACAAGATAGTAATTGACGTGAATAAGATCGGGATCAGCGCCATGGATCATTATAGATCCTTAAAGGGCGTGGATTTCAAAAACTTATGCGTGAAGGTAGTTATAGCTCTGAATTATACGGTGAGTAGGGAGATCCCTAATAAAGAAGGGGACGGGGTCAATTTCCAAGGTCTGAACAAAACGGATAAAGAGACCAGAGCGCTTTTCAAATTCAGAAAATGGAAGGACGCCAAAATTTCCGACATATTCTTAAGAGATACCTTGGGCCAGGTGAAAGATATGGCATTGGACAAGGCATTTATCATAGGAGACGCGGAATTCACGGAAGGCGCCCGCAGATTTTTGGCGGATAATCCGTCCAGACTCTCCGTACTCTATGGAAGAGACTTAGAAGAACTTTTAAAAAAGGCACTGAAATCCCAAGGCTAA
- a CDS encoding TolC family protein, with product MRDFQSEQEQDSLDKTSYNKCRSWILLSIFAASSFLFPFGTLVFPETIPFETTNEDKKGSTVNKPNQNITPATSSSTSTTPTTGKVIDWDVDRLTEYAISNNPLYLAEKQNMGIERGRVITASLYRNPVLQFQQQFIGGTPNSQGGSPETAPGMYQELDVYGVVPLRTRVAKKGFEASIQDFYNFDRIFRMRLRQNYWAFVFLTLLVDTNKEFYENYSDLLELTKFRVQKGDISPLEFERLELERIQVEKFYRDAIVRRQVIEKDLRILSGLSEEEGVFAFKVDSMKFRPLEEMGLHLKENFPSIERPDLTALEQRLQEKKMNIELQRRESFGWLQLGGEWRVKGGENYGGVFASIPIPLNDRGQGKVYSAKEEYRKFELALDAKKREVIAEIEAAKKELLAREELLTKYERINLLQKNKQLEEKSRIAYVRGASDQVTFLQAEKNYLTILREYYDLLYLYFNAVENYKAATGRIAEISSANKAKGE from the coding sequence ATGCGAGACTTCCAATCGGAACAGGAACAAGATTCACTCGATAAAACTTCCTATAATAAGTGCAGAAGTTGGATCCTTCTTTCTATTTTTGCCGCTTCTTCCTTCTTATTTCCTTTCGGGACACTTGTATTTCCCGAAACAATTCCTTTCGAAACTACTAACGAAGATAAAAAGGGAAGCACGGTTAATAAACCGAACCAAAACATCACTCCGGCGACTAGCAGTTCTACAAGTACTACTCCAACTACAGGCAAGGTCATAGACTGGGATGTGGATCGTTTAACTGAATATGCGATCTCAAACAACCCGCTGTATTTAGCCGAAAAACAAAATATGGGGATAGAGAGAGGACGGGTAATCACCGCTTCCTTATACAGAAACCCGGTCCTTCAATTCCAACAACAGTTCATTGGTGGAACTCCAAATTCACAAGGCGGAAGTCCGGAAACCGCACCCGGAATGTACCAAGAGTTGGACGTATACGGAGTTGTTCCTCTTAGAACAAGAGTAGCCAAAAAAGGATTCGAAGCATCTATCCAAGATTTTTATAATTTCGATCGAATCTTTAGGATGAGGCTTCGCCAAAATTATTGGGCATTCGTATTTCTTACACTTCTAGTAGATACAAACAAAGAATTCTACGAAAACTACAGCGACCTTTTAGAACTCACAAAGTTTAGAGTGCAGAAGGGGGACATCTCTCCTTTAGAATTCGAACGTCTGGAGTTGGAAAGGATACAGGTAGAAAAATTCTACCGTGACGCGATCGTTCGCAGACAAGTTATCGAAAAAGATCTGCGCATTCTTTCCGGTCTGTCTGAAGAAGAGGGAGTATTCGCATTCAAAGTGGACTCCATGAAGTTCAGACCTTTGGAAGAAATGGGACTTCACCTAAAAGAGAATTTTCCTTCTATAGAACGTCCTGACCTTACCGCATTAGAGCAAAGGTTACAAGAGAAAAAGATGAACATAGAACTGCAAAGAAGGGAGTCCTTCGGCTGGTTGCAGTTAGGTGGAGAATGGAGGGTCAAAGGTGGGGAAAATTACGGAGGAGTATTCGCTTCCATCCCGATCCCTTTGAACGATAGAGGCCAAGGAAAAGTATATTCTGCAAAAGAAGAATATAGAAAATTCGAATTAGCCTTGGATGCGAAAAAAAGAGAAGTAATCGCAGAGATAGAAGCCGCAAAAAAAGAACTCTTGGCGAGAGAAGAACTCTTAACCAAATACGAAAGGATCAACCTTCTCCAGAAGAACAAACAACTGGAAGAGAAATCCAGAATTGCGTATGTCCGCGGCGCCTCCGATCAAGTAACCTTCCTCCAAGCAGAAAAAAACTACCTCACTATCCTCAGAGAATATTACGATTTACTGTATTTATATTTTAACGCGGTAGAAAATTATAAGGCCGCAACCGGAAGAATCGCGGAAATTTCTTCGGCAAACAAGGCGAAGGGAGAATGA
- a CDS encoding efflux RND transporter periplasmic adaptor subunit, with protein MKLLFQKYKVLIVLALGITIAFFGFKYFSKKKPEKKITEENKNVFTVPEDVIRRHPLTYVGLKEVSQFEELALPGRITYDPESMAKVGSQVEARIKKVLVKEGDKVSQGSPLAILSSIQLGEVEAAYVKARASLDALKMQADRAKELFEMKVTSAKEYEFATMQYKTARTEVETTRIKLDNYGLTPSEIEGIERGIYVSSNLILRSPINGEVTERKAILGQQVTRNEELFTIANLSHLWVLLDVYEKDLGGVREGAQATIFPLGDEHSSVQIQGKVGYVGTVLDNVKRTAKLRIMVSNKGNKLKPGQTVTAKVAGLVVSTGGGKRKMIPLEAVHEIEGKFFVFIPHGEGSFEAVNVIVGDTIEDDIIILGGLPDGAEVVSKGSFVLKSEFLKF; from the coding sequence ATGAAACTATTATTCCAAAAATATAAAGTTCTGATCGTTTTAGCCTTGGGGATCACGATCGCATTTTTCGGGTTCAAATACTTCTCCAAAAAGAAACCTGAAAAAAAGATCACCGAAGAGAACAAAAACGTATTCACTGTCCCGGAAGACGTCATCAGAAGACATCCTCTCACTTACGTCGGCTTAAAAGAAGTCTCCCAGTTCGAAGAGCTTGCACTGCCAGGCAGGATCACCTATGATCCTGAAAGTATGGCAAAGGTCGGCTCTCAGGTCGAGGCCAGGATCAAAAAAGTTTTGGTAAAAGAAGGAGATAAGGTCAGCCAAGGATCTCCGTTAGCAATTCTTTCTTCCATCCAATTGGGAGAAGTAGAGGCGGCTTACGTAAAAGCAAGAGCATCTTTGGACGCATTGAAGATGCAGGCGGATCGTGCTAAGGAACTTTTCGAAATGAAAGTTACTTCCGCGAAAGAATACGAGTTCGCGACCATGCAATACAAAACTGCAAGAACGGAAGTGGAAACCACTCGTATCAAGCTGGATAATTACGGTCTGACTCCTTCCGAAATAGAAGGGATCGAAAGAGGGATCTATGTTTCTTCTAACCTGATCCTCAGAAGTCCTATCAACGGAGAAGTCACCGAAAGAAAGGCGATCCTAGGACAACAAGTAACTCGTAACGAAGAATTATTCACGATCGCTAACTTAAGTCATCTCTGGGTTTTACTCGACGTGTACGAAAAAGATCTGGGTGGAGTGAGAGAAGGTGCTCAGGCGACTATCTTTCCTTTAGGGGACGAGCATAGTAGCGTTCAGATCCAAGGAAAAGTGGGTTATGTGGGAACAGTTTTAGATAACGTAAAACGTACCGCAAAACTCAGGATCATGGTCTCCAATAAAGGAAACAAACTAAAACCGGGCCAAACCGTTACTGCAAAAGTAGCCGGTCTTGTAGTAAGCACTGGAGGAGGAAAACGTAAGATGATCCCTCTAGAAGCAGTCCATGAGATAGAAGGAAAATTTTTCGTATTCATTCCTCATGGAGAAGGTAGTTTCGAAGCGGTAAACGTGATTGTAGGGGACACCATCGAGGACGATATCATTATCTTGGGTGGATTACCTGACGGTGCGGAAGTTGTCTCTAAGGGTTCCTTCGTTCTTAAAAGTGAATTCCTTAAGTTTTAA
- a CDS encoding type II toxin-antitoxin system VapC family toxin: MRTILLDTQIILWFLLEDPKLPPIIKELCKEDQVRLLFHQVSLWEIQIKYDLGKLPLPEMPGYFLVNACIQSGLEKSVMQDEAIFFLTRLPNIHRDPFDRLLLSHAMINGWEFATTDEILKKYPVRILENIKT; this comes from the coding sequence TTGAGAACAATCCTATTAGATACACAGATCATTCTCTGGTTTTTATTAGAAGATCCCAAACTTCCCCCAATCATTAAAGAACTCTGCAAGGAAGATCAGGTCAGGCTTCTATTCCACCAAGTATCTCTCTGGGAAATACAGATCAAATACGATCTGGGAAAACTGCCTCTGCCAGAAATGCCCGGATATTTTTTAGTGAATGCATGTATACAGTCCGGTCTGGAAAAATCCGTGATGCAGGACGAGGCGATCTTCTTCTTAACTAGACTGCCTAATATACACAGAGATCCTTTTGATAGATTACTTCTTTCCCATGCAATGATCAACGGATGGGAGTTTGCGACTACGGATGAGATCTTGAAAAAATATCCGGTTAGAATATTAGAAAATATTAAAACTTAA
- a CDS encoding type II toxin-antitoxin system Phd/YefM family antitoxin: MIEKQLIQVETNSSLKLDYFMKKVNLSEAKAHLGRYLKAASSGERVVISERNRPMVELVPISIPKTKKLKPGILAGKFTVPDDFNSPLVEFESDFYGE; the protein is encoded by the coding sequence ATGATAGAAAAACAATTGATCCAAGTGGAGACTAATAGTAGTCTAAAACTAGACTACTTTATGAAAAAGGTAAATTTAAGCGAAGCAAAGGCCCATTTGGGACGTTATTTAAAGGCAGCCAGCTCCGGCGAGAGAGTAGTCATCTCTGAACGAAACCGCCCTATGGTAGAGCTCGTTCCCATCTCCATACCCAAGACAAAAAAGCTAAAACCTGGGATCTTGGCAGGTAAGTTTACTGTGCCGGATGATTTCAATTCCCCACTTGTAGAATTCGAATCGGATTTTTACGGGGAATAA
- the lexA gene encoding transcriptional repressor LexA has protein sequence MKDLTEKQLAVLQFITNVIKERGFPPTIREIGDEFGITAKGAYDHLKAIEKKGYLKTSKNQSRAIELTRQSPFESLPVPTPSIPLLGRVAAGLPILAEENIESYIPVPEEMASKGITFALKVQGDSMIEAGINDGDVAIIQKKDIARNGEIVVALIEDEATLKVYFKEADHIRLEARNPKYKPIRSKKVTIVGKLIGLYRSY, from the coding sequence ATGAAAGATCTAACGGAAAAGCAACTCGCTGTTTTACAGTTTATTACCAATGTGATCAAAGAAAGGGGCTTTCCGCCAACGATCAGAGAGATCGGAGATGAGTTCGGTATCACGGCAAAGGGTGCTTACGATCACCTGAAAGCCATAGAAAAAAAGGGATACCTAAAGACCTCCAAAAACCAGTCCAGAGCAATAGAGCTTACCCGCCAAAGTCCATTTGAAAGTTTACCAGTTCCCACCCCAAGTATCCCGCTCTTAGGTAGAGTAGCTGCGGGACTCCCCATCCTGGCAGAGGAAAATATAGAATCTTATATCCCGGTTCCGGAAGAGATGGCCTCTAAAGGGATTACCTTTGCTCTAAAAGTGCAAGGGGATTCCATGATAGAAGCCGGTATCAATGATGGAGACGTGGCGATTATCCAAAAAAAGGATATAGCCCGAAATGGAGAGATTGTAGTCGCACTTATCGAAGACGAGGCCACTTTAAAAGTATATTTTAAAGAAGCGGATCATATTCGTTTGGAAGCTAGAAATCCAAAATACAAACCGATCCGTAGTAAAAAAGTAACCATCGTAGGAAAGTTGATCGGTCTTTACCGTTCCTATTGA
- a CDS encoding LA_1448 family UV-C exposure upregulated protein: MNNLSFFRVFAAFFLLLLLFDCASRKKEIGDRDLKLVLEYLTEARLAERLNYASEQTIRKDPEILEAACERYQLDKDSVMEQIRIKYPKTYFALVGKNEE; this comes from the coding sequence GTGAATAATCTTTCCTTTTTCCGCGTATTCGCGGCCTTCTTCCTATTACTTCTATTATTCGATTGCGCCTCCCGAAAGAAAGAGATCGGGGACAGGGACTTAAAACTAGTCCTTGAATATCTGACCGAGGCCCGCCTTGCGGAAAGATTGAATTACGCTTCCGAACAAACCATTCGCAAAGATCCCGAAATTTTGGAAGCGGCCTGCGAAAGATATCAACTAGATAAGGATTCCGTAATGGAACAAATTCGAATCAAATATCCGAAGACTTACTTCGCATTGGTCGGCAAAAATGAAGAATAA
- a CDS encoding S41 family peptidase, with the protein MKNKERFAWASLVLILFTTVVFRPVHAKAVSETAEKYLQLFHEVFGLMQNGYVETVDEEKVFLGAIKGMLGSLGDPHSSFLEEEEYRQMREETRGSFGGVGMEVAYTDGAIVVVSPIEDTPAMKAGILPQDRIIEIDGKSTANLGYAEGIKLMRGKPGSSVSIKVERKNIKEPLQFTLVRENIKIRYVRSYFFEKEKVGYLRLNQFMGENTLEEFKKHLKTLADKKSEGLIVDLRMNPGGLLPLSVALSDIFLPEGLDIVSVRGRGGELADVSKSTSKGDKYTSIPLVVLINEGSASASEIFAGAIQDHKRGKIIGVTSFGKGSVQIVYPLSFGMAVKLTVQKYYTPSGKSLHGKGIQPDVIVKGIEPNEDDRFYLRKMSEKKLLDQLAAKYPEYNEQNFLNFEKALKEQGIKLSSDVARAVYKNKTQPEKDRTMTDLELDPQLKKAVDLLSSKS; encoded by the coding sequence ATGAAGAATAAGGAAAGATTTGCCTGGGCCAGTTTGGTTCTGATCCTATTTACTACAGTTGTATTTCGTCCGGTCCATGCAAAAGCGGTTTCTGAAACTGCCGAAAAATATCTGCAATTATTCCATGAAGTTTTCGGGCTCATGCAAAACGGTTATGTAGAAACCGTAGACGAAGAAAAAGTATTCTTGGGCGCGATCAAAGGAATGCTCGGATCTCTAGGAGATCCACATTCTTCTTTTTTGGAAGAAGAAGAATACAGGCAGATGCGGGAAGAGACTCGAGGATCTTTCGGCGGAGTCGGTATGGAAGTGGCTTATACGGACGGAGCCATAGTAGTCGTTTCTCCTATCGAAGATACTCCTGCGATGAAAGCGGGAATCTTACCTCAAGATAGGATCATAGAGATAGACGGTAAAAGTACGGCAAACTTGGGCTACGCAGAAGGTATCAAACTGATGCGTGGAAAACCCGGAAGTTCCGTAAGTATCAAAGTAGAAAGAAAAAATATCAAAGAACCTCTGCAGTTTACCTTGGTCCGTGAAAATATCAAGATAAGATATGTTCGTTCCTACTTCTTCGAAAAAGAGAAAGTCGGATATCTCCGTTTGAACCAGTTCATGGGAGAAAACACATTAGAAGAATTTAAAAAACATCTGAAGACGCTCGCGGATAAAAAATCGGAAGGTCTGATCGTGGACCTAAGAATGAATCCGGGCGGTTTACTTCCTTTGTCTGTTGCATTATCCGATATTTTTCTTCCGGAAGGATTGGATATAGTTTCCGTGAGAGGAAGAGGAGGAGAACTTGCCGATGTTTCCAAGTCGACAAGTAAGGGAGACAAATATACTTCTATACCATTAGTTGTTCTTATTAATGAAGGTTCTGCTTCCGCTTCTGAAATTTTTGCAGGAGCCATCCAAGACCATAAACGAGGAAAAATTATAGGAGTTACTTCTTTCGGAAAAGGTTCCGTACAAATCGTTTATCCACTTTCTTTCGGAATGGCCGTAAAACTTACAGTTCAAAAATATTATACTCCTTCCGGTAAATCACTTCATGGAAAAGGAATACAACCTGATGTGATCGTAAAAGGAATAGAACCTAACGAAGACGATCGTTTTTATCTCAGGAAGATGAGCGAGAAAAAGCTACTAGATCAACTTGCTGCAAAATATCCCGAGTACAATGAGCAGAATTTTTTGAATTTCGAAAAAGCTCTTAAAGAACAAGGGATCAAACTTAGTTCGGATGTTGCCAGAGCAGTTTATAAAAATAAGACCCAACCGGAAAAAGACAGAACTATGACCGATTTGGAATTGGATCCTCAGTTGAAAAAAGCAGTGGATCTACTTTCTTCCAAATCTTAA
- the tsaD gene encoding tRNA (adenosine(37)-N6)-threonylcarbamoyltransferase complex transferase subunit TsaD — translation MIGLGIETSCDETSLAIVKDGKELLSLKIFSQIDLHKPFRGIVPEIAYRAHLEKINPLLSEVLEESKLGLADLDYVAVTRSPGLTGSLMIGAQLARSIHAVYGTPIVPLCHLQAHFAVLHLEEVEPVFPVLGLLLSGGNSAIYKIPHFGTMEVVGDTMDDALGEAFDKVAGLLSLPYPGGPPIEKEASKYVPGPKEKDLLPPLLRNLEQDRVAFSFSGLKTAVSHLIAKQPDLSTEAVCYHFQKTAFELVERNLKRAVSITGIKRIVAGGGVLANSTLRNRLSKFAEKNSLEFFSPQKKIYCTDNGAMVAALGYYLFKQGYSKSLDFTVSPVRQETYI, via the coding sequence ATGATCGGTCTTGGAATAGAGACTAGCTGCGACGAAACCAGTCTAGCAATTGTGAAAGATGGGAAAGAATTACTTTCCCTCAAAATTTTTAGCCAGATAGATCTGCATAAACCTTTTAGAGGAATTGTTCCGGAGATCGCATATAGAGCTCATCTAGAAAAGATCAATCCTCTACTCTCGGAAGTTTTAGAAGAATCTAAACTCGGACTTGCTGATCTGGACTATGTGGCCGTGACTAGATCTCCCGGCTTAACCGGTTCACTTATGATAGGGGCACAACTCGCAAGATCCATTCATGCAGTGTATGGAACACCGATCGTTCCACTTTGTCATTTACAGGCTCATTTTGCAGTATTACATTTAGAAGAAGTGGAGCCTGTATTTCCAGTATTAGGTTTACTTCTTTCCGGTGGGAACTCTGCCATCTATAAGATCCCTCATTTCGGCACAATGGAAGTGGTGGGAGATACGATGGATGACGCCTTGGGAGAAGCATTCGATAAGGTGGCCGGTCTATTGTCCTTGCCTTATCCAGGCGGACCTCCAATCGAAAAGGAAGCATCTAAATATGTTCCAGGCCCAAAGGAGAAAGATCTATTGCCTCCTTTGCTTAGAAATCTGGAGCAGGATCGTGTTGCATTTTCTTTTTCAGGTTTAAAAACTGCGGTTTCTCATTTGATCGCAAAACAACCGGATCTATCCACAGAGGCGGTATGTTATCATTTCCAAAAGACTGCATTTGAACTTGTGGAAAGAAATTTGAAACGTGCGGTTTCCATTACAGGGATCAAAAGGATCGTGGCGGGAGGAGGGGTCTTGGCGAATTCTACACTTCGTAACAGATTATCTAAATTCGCGGAAAAAAATTCCCTGGAATTTTTTTCTCCCCAAAAAAAGATCTACTGCACGGATAACGGCGCGATGGTTGCTGCCCTCGGTTATTATCTATTTAAACAGGGATATTCTAAGAGTTTGGACTTTACTGTAAGTCCAGTAAGGCAGGAGACCTATATATGA
- the pssA gene encoding CDP-diacylglycerol--serine O-phosphatidyltransferase, translated as MNRRLHWIPNMITLGNLSMGFVSILIASEATGNGPQSYILSGFFILLAAICDGLDGMTARALDATSELGADLDSLADLTAFGIAPGFLFYNMVLGEYKIDVFGKEDLFPIGMLIAAIFPACAAYRLARFNVAHDPSSFTGLPSPIAGITIGFLPIFLGKDHTLPHWLGIPLFILIAFLMVSNIRYGKPQAAIRSKLSPLRAGLMLGAALIALFFVGFARWPWLVYGLICLYIFSGILTFLIHILQELRVKLD; from the coding sequence ATGAATCGCAGGCTACATTGGATTCCAAATATGATCACTCTCGGGAACTTGAGTATGGGATTTGTTTCCATACTGATCGCTTCCGAGGCAACAGGTAACGGACCTCAATCCTATATACTCTCCGGATTTTTCATCCTACTCGCGGCAATCTGCGACGGATTAGATGGAATGACTGCAAGAGCCTTGGATGCAACCAGCGAGTTAGGCGCTGACTTGGACAGTCTTGCCGATCTGACCGCATTCGGTATCGCACCTGGATTCCTTTTTTATAATATGGTTCTGGGAGAATACAAAATTGACGTTTTCGGAAAAGAAGATCTTTTTCCGATCGGAATGTTGATCGCCGCTATCTTTCCTGCTTGTGCCGCATATAGATTAGCAAGATTTAATGTGGCTCATGATCCTTCTTCTTTTACCGGGTTGCCATCTCCGATTGCAGGAATTACCATCGGATTTTTGCCGATCTTTTTAGGAAAAGATCATACTCTTCCTCATTGGTTGGGAATTCCTTTATTTATACTGATCGCTTTTTTAATGGTTTCTAATATTCGTTATGGAAAACCTCAAGCAGCGATTCGCTCCAAGCTAAGTCCTTTACGTGCAGGTTTGATGCTCGGCGCTGCTTTGATTGCACTCTTCTTCGTAGGGTTTGCTCGTTGGCCTTGGCTTGTATATGGATTGATCTGTCTTTATATCTTCTCAGGGATTTTGACTTTCCTGATCCATATTTTACAAGAATTGAGAGTAAAACTAGACTAA
- a CDS encoding DUF433 domain-containing protein, producing MDQENLIKRITFDPKILGGKPIIRGRRLAVEHILGMLAAEDTPEQILQGHPWLNWMIYRPVLFMHIE from the coding sequence ATGGATCAAGAAAATCTAATTAAAAGGATCACCTTTGATCCTAAAATCTTGGGCGGAAAACCAATCATTCGAGGTCGTAGATTGGCCGTTGAACATATCCTTGGGATGCTTGCAGCGGAAGATACGCCTGAGCAGATCTTACAAGGTCACCCTTGGTTAAATTGGATGATATACAGGCCTGTCTTGTTTATGCACATCGAGTAA
- a CDS encoding LIC12298 family protein, whose protein sequence is MMIRSLQDSGAYERSRKGLAGAGFDWREKVRSSEPNSKTFADYLEESFQGDLVQDGNWFSETLSELSKKNLRKI, encoded by the coding sequence ATGATGATTCGATCTCTACAAGATTCAGGTGCTTACGAGAGAAGCCGTAAAGGTCTCGCTGGAGCGGGATTCGATTGGAGGGAAAAAGTTCGTTCTTCTGAGCCGAACTCTAAAACCTTCGCGGATTATTTGGAAGAATCTTTCCAAGGGGACTTGGTCCAGGACGGAAATTGGTTCTCTGAAACACTTTCCGAGCTGAGCAAGAAGAACCTGAGAAAAATTTAA